The Mixta hanseatica genome includes a region encoding these proteins:
- a CDS encoding Gfo/Idh/MocA family protein: MALLQGKIRTAVVGFGISGQVFHAPLIAADAHFTLNAIVTGDAERQAQARQRYPQARLVESWDQLLQQIDAGDIELDLLVLGTPPQGHRAQAEAAIARGLHLVIDKPFVAHSRDGEALIAAAQAAGTLLTVFQNRRWDGDFLTIKKLLSQGALGDIRSFESRFEWWRPQGFGNWRDHAAIAQGGGLLLDLGSHLIDQALQLFGPVADSYAELTRHTQPALSDADEDSFVSLLHVSGVRTHLWMNGLAARQGPRFHLLGSRAGFSKWGLDNQEPALAAGITPLDAAWGEEESSRWGTLTQDHQDRIIKTERGDYPAFYRLLANALLEGAPSPVEAADALATLRLIEDLHNRYAVRNA; this comes from the coding sequence ATGGCGCTGCTGCAAGGAAAAATCCGCACGGCGGTGGTGGGGTTCGGCATTTCCGGCCAGGTCTTTCATGCGCCGCTGATCGCCGCCGATGCGCATTTTACGCTGAACGCGATCGTTACCGGTGATGCTGAACGCCAGGCGCAGGCCCGGCAACGCTACCCCCAGGCGCGCCTGGTAGAGAGCTGGGATCAGCTGTTACAGCAGATAGACGCGGGTGATATCGAGCTGGATCTGCTGGTGCTGGGCACGCCGCCGCAGGGGCATCGCGCCCAGGCGGAGGCCGCCATCGCGCGCGGACTGCATCTGGTCATTGATAAGCCTTTTGTTGCGCACAGCCGGGACGGCGAGGCGCTGATCGCCGCCGCTCAGGCTGCTGGTACGCTGCTGACGGTGTTTCAAAACCGCCGCTGGGATGGCGATTTCCTGACGATAAAAAAACTGCTGAGCCAGGGCGCGCTGGGCGATATTCGCAGCTTTGAATCACGTTTTGAATGGTGGCGGCCGCAGGGCTTCGGCAACTGGCGCGACCACGCCGCTATCGCGCAAGGTGGCGGCCTGCTGCTGGATCTGGGCAGTCACCTGATCGATCAGGCGCTTCAGCTTTTTGGCCCGGTCGCCGACAGCTACGCTGAACTGACGCGCCATACGCAACCTGCGCTTTCCGATGCCGACGAAGATAGTTTTGTTTCGCTGCTGCACGTTAGCGGCGTGCGCACGCACCTGTGGATGAACGGGCTGGCGGCGCGTCAGGGGCCGCGTTTTCACCTGCTGGGCAGCCGGGCGGGCTTCAGCAAATGGGGCCTGGATAATCAGGAACCGGCGCTGGCCGCGGGCATAACGCCACTTGATGCCGCCTGGGGAGAGGAAGAATCGAGCCGCTGGGGCACGCTGACTCAGGATCATCAGGATCGCATCATTAAGACCGAGCGCGGCGACTATCCCGCCTTTTATCGTCTGCTGGCGAATGCGCTGCTGGAAGGCGCGCCATCGCCAGTAGAAGCCGCTGATGCGCTGGCGACGCTGCGCCTGATTGAAGATCTCCATAACCGTTACGCCGTCCGCAACGCCTGA
- a CDS encoding amino acid ABC transporter ATP-binding protein has protein sequence MLNNALAADHQQEAAFHGASLELRNLTLAYGDIEVLRNVSLQIPAGTTTCIIGPSGSGKSTLLRGINRLHEPKAGDVLLSGRSVLKDKPDALRLRIGMVFQHFNLFPDHSALQNVALAPWKIKKLPKQQAMAIARLRLDEVGLTQRADHRPRDLSGGQQQRVAIARALAMDPEVMLFDEATSALDPELVKGVLNLMADLCQRGMTMVVVTHEMGFARKVADQVVFMDEGEIVETGTPEAIFERPQSARLRRFLSEVL, from the coding sequence ATGCTGAATAATGCCTTAGCCGCCGACCACCAACAGGAAGCGGCCTTTCACGGCGCCAGCCTTGAGCTGCGTAATTTGACATTGGCCTATGGCGATATTGAGGTGCTGCGCAATGTCTCGCTACAGATCCCGGCGGGCACCACCACCTGCATTATCGGCCCGTCCGGCTCCGGTAAATCGACGCTGCTGCGCGGCATCAACCGGCTACATGAGCCGAAAGCGGGCGATGTACTGCTCTCCGGCCGCTCGGTACTGAAGGATAAGCCGGACGCGCTGCGCCTGCGCATCGGAATGGTATTCCAGCATTTCAACCTGTTCCCCGACCACTCCGCGCTGCAAAACGTGGCGCTGGCACCGTGGAAAATCAAAAAGCTGCCGAAACAGCAGGCGATGGCGATCGCCCGCCTGCGGCTGGATGAGGTGGGATTAACGCAGCGCGCCGATCACCGTCCGCGCGATCTTTCCGGCGGTCAGCAGCAGCGCGTCGCCATTGCCCGTGCGCTGGCGATGGACCCGGAAGTGATGTTGTTTGACGAGGCGACTTCGGCGCTCGATCCAGAACTGGTGAAAGGGGTGCTCAACCTGATGGCAGACCTGTGCCAGCGCGGCATGACCATGGTGGTGGTCACCCATGAAATGGGCTTTGCGCGCAAAGTAGCCGATCAGGTGGTGTTTATGGATGAAGGAGAGATCGTAGAAACCGGCACGCCGGAAGCGATCTTCGAACGTCCGCAGTCGGCGCGTCTGCGTCGCTTTTTATCGGAGGTGCTGTAA
- a CDS encoding amino acid ABC transporter permease, whose amino-acid sequence MDLFEILSRTFFDFPSMLAVFPQLLGTGLINTLIISLAATLLGTTFGLMLALMAISPSRWLRLPSRIYTDLFRGLPSILTILLIGQGLARFSYQLFGPTPYPLGIFALSLIASAYMGEIFRSGIQSVEKGQLEACRALGMSYARAMALIIIPQGIRRVLPAVVNQFISIIKDSSLVYLLGLMVGQRELFRVGQDAAVLTGNLSPLMLAGLFYLVITVPMTHLVNVIDDRYRNGRRRASAPQSGLKEVDEVQQQSGKALAAERPAPLTRHREQQYAE is encoded by the coding sequence ATGGACCTGTTCGAGATTCTGTCGCGTACCTTCTTTGATTTTCCCTCAATGCTGGCGGTTTTTCCCCAGCTGCTGGGCACGGGTTTAATCAATACGTTGATCATCTCCCTTGCCGCCACTCTGTTGGGCACCACCTTCGGCCTGATGCTGGCGCTGATGGCGATCTCCCCTTCGCGCTGGTTGCGCTTGCCGTCGCGTATCTATACCGATCTGTTTCGCGGCCTGCCGTCGATCTTAACCATCCTGCTGATCGGCCAGGGCCTGGCGCGCTTCAGCTATCAGCTGTTTGGCCCTACACCCTATCCGCTTGGTATTTTTGCCCTCAGCCTGATCGCCAGTGCCTATATGGGTGAGATTTTCCGCTCCGGCATTCAGAGTGTGGAAAAAGGCCAGCTGGAAGCGTGCCGCGCGCTGGGCATGAGCTACGCGCGGGCGATGGCGCTGATCATTATTCCGCAGGGCATCCGCCGCGTGCTGCCTGCGGTGGTGAACCAGTTTATCTCCATTATTAAAGACTCTTCGCTGGTCTACCTGCTGGGCCTGATGGTGGGGCAGCGCGAGCTGTTCCGCGTGGGTCAGGATGCCGCCGTCCTCACCGGTAACCTGTCGCCGCTAATGCTGGCGGGTCTGTTCTATCTGGTGATCACCGTGCCGATGACCCACCTGGTCAATGTCATCGATGATCGCTACCGCAACGGCCGCCGCCGCGCCAGTGCGCCGCAAAGTGGCCTGAAAGAAGTTGATGAAGTGCAGCAGCAGAGCGGAAAAGCGCTGGCGGCTGAACGCCCTGCCCCTCTCACCCGCCATCGGGAGCAACAGTATGCTGAATAA
- a CDS encoding ABC transporter substrate-binding protein, whose protein sequence is MKSHNILFRMAVALIASASIVTLSVPASAADNNPYGLIEPGHMRVASLGDAKPYTFTDAAGNFTGFDIEFFTNVAHRLGVKQVDFIGQDFSGILPAVANGQYDAGVAAIGITPERAKTVDFTTGYLAGYLSVLTRSDTGIKGVETLAKRRMGVVQGTLQESYAAKHFLQTDLVRFPDNNAAISSLNNGTLDAVFLDYEAAKSYADRFKLVHAADIPSFDAPAGIAIAKQKPQLKAALDKAIKEAMQDGTWKRLYEKWFPGSPMPKQYLPAAQ, encoded by the coding sequence ATGAAATCGCACAACATCCTGTTCAGAATGGCCGTTGCGCTCATCGCCTCGGCTTCAATCGTCACTCTCTCTGTCCCGGCCAGCGCGGCGGACAACAATCCCTATGGACTGATCGAACCGGGTCATATGCGCGTTGCCAGCCTGGGCGATGCAAAACCCTACACCTTTACCGACGCCGCAGGCAATTTTACCGGCTTCGATATTGAGTTTTTTACGAATGTCGCCCACCGCCTGGGCGTGAAACAGGTCGACTTTATCGGTCAGGATTTCTCCGGCATTTTGCCGGCGGTGGCTAACGGTCAGTATGACGCCGGCGTGGCGGCGATCGGCATTACGCCGGAACGCGCCAAAACCGTAGATTTTACCACTGGTTACCTGGCCGGCTATCTGTCGGTGCTGACGCGCAGCGATACCGGCATAAAAGGCGTCGAGACGCTGGCGAAACGGCGCATGGGCGTGGTGCAGGGCACGCTGCAGGAAAGCTATGCGGCTAAGCATTTTCTACAAACCGATCTGGTGCGCTTCCCTGATAACAATGCCGCCATCTCCTCACTGAATAACGGCACACTGGATGCTGTCTTCCTCGACTACGAGGCGGCTAAAAGCTATGCCGACCGCTTTAAACTGGTTCACGCGGCAGATATTCCCTCCTTTGATGCGCCTGCCGGCATCGCAATCGCTAAACAGAAACCGCAGCTAAAAGCCGCGCTGGATAAAGCCATCAAAGAGGCCATGCAGGACGGCACCTGGAAACGCCTCTATGAGAAGTGGTTCCCGGGTTCGCCGATGCCGAAACAGTACCTGCCAGCCGCGCAGTAA
- a CDS encoding LacI family DNA-binding transcriptional regulator has translation MTSTNLRRAPTAADVAREAKVSKAQAARALGGYGSVSDEVMTRVLAAAERLGYRPNELARSMNTGRSNTLGVIVGDIENPHFGLALRGISDVARQAGYHVILSNSDEQLSIEQEAVRVMLEKRVDGIIVAPSSSAADDNAHLTQVLTEGRALTLFDRAVYHLAVEVIGVDFTRSAQQATQELLEAGHRRIAYVTSMNSSEPYRRPEDMGLTPVAQRIGGMERAFSVAGVPFDPALIKPNALDDAAVARIVGELFDDAAPPTAVIASDSLIAQALLREFHLRNLRIPQDLSFVMYDNFPWTEIVSPPLSVIAQPVYEMGCEAARRIIAQIRGEDPGAMPEFATRYIRRGSTGPAPR, from the coding sequence ATGACAAGCACAAATTTGCGGAGAGCGCCAACCGCTGCTGATGTAGCGCGTGAGGCGAAGGTATCAAAGGCGCAGGCGGCCAGGGCGCTGGGCGGCTACGGCTCCGTCAGCGATGAGGTGATGACGCGGGTGCTGGCGGCGGCGGAACGGCTCGGCTACCGCCCCAATGAGTTGGCGCGCAGCATGAATACCGGCCGCTCGAACACGCTGGGAGTGATTGTCGGGGATATTGAAAACCCGCATTTCGGCCTGGCGTTACGCGGGATCTCGGACGTGGCGCGTCAGGCCGGCTATCATGTGATCCTTAGCAACAGCGATGAGCAGCTAAGCATTGAGCAGGAGGCGGTGCGCGTGATGCTGGAAAAGCGGGTGGATGGGATTATCGTCGCGCCCAGCAGTTCTGCGGCCGACGATAACGCCCATTTAACTCAGGTGTTGACGGAAGGGCGGGCGCTGACGCTGTTTGACCGCGCGGTTTATCATCTGGCGGTTGAGGTGATCGGCGTCGATTTTACCCGCTCGGCGCAGCAGGCGACGCAGGAGCTGCTGGAAGCAGGACACCGGCGCATCGCCTACGTGACCAGCATGAACTCCAGCGAACCCTATCGCCGCCCGGAGGATATGGGCCTGACGCCGGTTGCCCAGCGTATCGGCGGAATGGAGCGCGCCTTCAGCGTGGCGGGTGTGCCTTTCGACCCGGCGCTGATTAAGCCCAACGCGCTGGATGATGCGGCGGTGGCGCGTATCGTTGGCGAGCTATTTGACGACGCCGCGCCGCCTACGGCGGTGATCGCCTCCGATAGTCTGATTGCCCAGGCGCTGCTGCGTGAGTTCCATCTGCGCAACCTGCGCATTCCGCAGGATCTTTCGTTTGTGATGTACGATAACTTTCCGTGGACGGAGATCGTTTCGCCGCCGCTGTCGGTGATTGCGCAGCCGGTCTATGAAATGGGCTGCGAGGCGGCGCGCCGTATTATCGCTCAGATTCGCGGCGAAGACCCCGGCGCGATGCCGGAGTTCGCCACACGCTATATTCGGCGCGGATCTACTGGCCCGGCACCACGTTAA
- the opgB gene encoding phosphatidylglycerol--membrane-oligosaccharide glycerophosphotransferase — protein MSELFSVILFVASIVIYAYKAGRNTFWYLSLLLVLGLFIILNATLYASNYFTGEGINDAVIYTLTNSLTGAGVSKYVLPGIGLVLALFLVFCLLSWLLRRRGDRPHHFGYSLLALLLALASIKTTPAFQQVSDLIVSQTRSGESDFAQWYHEPQKQIAKPTLNLVYIYGESLERTYFDEQAFPKLAPELSRLKRQQALDFAQTEQLPGTEYTIAGMVASQCGIPLFAPFEGNASASLSSFFPQNTCLGDILKNSGYQTWFMQGADLRFAGKDTFLKSHGIEHLYGLQELKDQVADPAYRNNWGFYDDTVMDEVWQKFEQLSQQKQPFALFTLTVDTHHPDGFISRSCQHKSYSYEGKPNQSFSAVACSQEHVARLIDRILASPWAKNTLIVVSSDHLAMNNTAWKYLNAHQRDNLFMIIRGDRAQPQLLTMKRSSLDNGATVLDLLGGDKAIGLGRSSLSDRSLSEQFEMKKKVLEWKADVIQLWGFPKHIERFSVDQQKNSISFSGAHFSLPLLLKIGKDKVEPLPEGEYAAPLRYQLADFAAGDKFVWVDRCFKMARLWQPALAISTDLCVAQGQLGAQPQVQHIDKANWESAVTIPQQPLDQQRWRQNVAALKVADHDIRYQADSFKFDVPGAPLAVKDFSGISRPEAWGRWSNANLAPAVTIEYAQPLPPRFDIVIRAKAFGPNAQRPIPVRVGSQQQMLTLSHEVSTVTLHFTNPEGSRQLVFTPPEPQLSNEGNIIGQDPRKLGIGLVEINVVPGQ, from the coding sequence TTGTCTGAACTTTTTTCAGTCATTCTGTTTGTGGCATCGATTGTCATTTACGCTTACAAGGCCGGGCGAAACACCTTTTGGTATCTTTCTTTGTTGCTGGTTTTAGGTCTGTTTATCATCCTCAACGCCACGCTTTACGCCAGCAACTATTTTACCGGGGAAGGCATTAACGATGCGGTGATCTATACGCTTACCAACAGCCTGACCGGCGCGGGCGTCAGTAAATATGTGCTGCCCGGCATCGGGCTGGTGCTGGCGCTGTTTCTGGTCTTCTGTCTGCTCTCCTGGCTGTTGCGGCGACGCGGTGACCGGCCGCACCACTTCGGCTATAGTCTGCTGGCGTTGCTGCTGGCGCTCGCCTCGATTAAAACTACTCCAGCCTTTCAGCAGGTTAGCGATTTAATCGTCTCTCAGACGCGCAGCGGCGAATCTGACTTTGCGCAGTGGTATCACGAGCCGCAAAAGCAGATCGCGAAGCCCACGCTTAACCTGGTCTATATCTATGGCGAAAGTCTGGAACGCACTTACTTTGATGAACAGGCTTTTCCGAAACTGGCGCCGGAGCTAAGCCGCCTGAAACGGCAGCAGGCACTCGATTTCGCGCAGACCGAGCAGCTGCCCGGCACTGAATATACCATTGCCGGTATGGTTGCTTCGCAGTGCGGTATTCCGCTGTTCGCGCCTTTTGAGGGCAACGCCTCGGCCTCGCTTTCCAGCTTTTTCCCACAAAATACCTGCCTTGGCGATATCCTGAAAAATTCCGGCTATCAAACCTGGTTTATGCAGGGCGCAGACCTGCGCTTTGCCGGTAAAGATACCTTCCTGAAATCGCACGGCATCGAGCATCTTTACGGCCTGCAGGAGTTAAAAGATCAGGTGGCCGACCCCGCCTATCGCAACAACTGGGGCTTTTATGACGATACGGTAATGGATGAGGTATGGCAGAAGTTTGAACAGCTGTCGCAGCAGAAACAGCCGTTTGCGTTGTTTACCCTGACGGTAGATACCCATCATCCTGACGGATTCATATCACGCAGCTGTCAGCATAAAAGCTACAGCTATGAAGGCAAACCCAACCAGTCTTTCAGCGCCGTCGCCTGTAGTCAGGAGCATGTCGCCCGTCTGATCGATCGTATTCTGGCGTCGCCGTGGGCGAAAAATACCCTGATCGTGGTCTCTTCCGATCATCTGGCGATGAATAACACCGCATGGAAATATCTCAACGCCCATCAGCGCGATAATCTGTTTATGATTATTCGCGGCGACCGCGCGCAGCCGCAGCTGCTGACCATGAAGCGCAGTTCGCTGGATAACGGCGCAACGGTGCTGGATCTGCTGGGCGGCGATAAAGCCATTGGCCTTGGCCGCAGTTCGCTGTCGGATCGCTCGCTGTCGGAGCAGTTCGAGATGAAGAAAAAGGTGCTGGAATGGAAGGCGGATGTGATCCAGCTATGGGGCTTCCCAAAGCATATCGAGCGCTTTAGCGTCGATCAGCAGAAAAACAGCATCAGCTTCTCTGGTGCGCACTTTAGCCTGCCGCTGTTGCTGAAAATCGGCAAGGATAAAGTCGAACCGCTGCCGGAAGGCGAATATGCCGCGCCGCTGCGCTATCAGCTGGCCGATTTCGCCGCCGGGGATAAATTTGTCTGGGTGGATCGCTGCTTTAAGATGGCGCGTCTGTGGCAGCCTGCGCTGGCGATTTCCACCGATCTCTGTGTGGCGCAGGGGCAGCTGGGCGCGCAGCCGCAGGTTCAGCATATCGATAAGGCGAACTGGGAAAGCGCGGTCACCATCCCGCAACAGCCGCTGGATCAGCAGCGCTGGCGGCAAAACGTCGCCGCATTGAAAGTCGCCGACCATGACATTCGCTATCAGGCCGACAGCTTTAAATTTGACGTGCCGGGCGCGCCGCTGGCGGTAAAAGATTTCAGCGGCATTTCCCGGCCTGAAGCGTGGGGGCGCTGGTCTAACGCCAACCTGGCGCCAGCGGTGACGATTGAGTATGCCCAGCCGCTGCCGCCGCGTTTTGACATAGTGATCCGGGCGAAAGCGTTCGGCCCGAATGCCCAGCGCCCGATCCCGGTGCGCGTGGGCAGCCAACAGCAAATGCTTACCCTGAGCCACGAAGTCAGCACGGTAACGCTGCATTTCACTAATCCTGAAGGCAGCCGCCAGCTGGTGTTTACCCCGCCGGAGCCGCAGCTCTCCAACGAAGGGAATATTATCGGCCAGGATCCACGCAAGCTGGGGATCGGTCTGGTGGAAATTAACGTGGTGCCGGGCCAGTAG
- a CDS encoding FGGY-family carbohydrate kinase has protein sequence MSHCLLGIDAGNTMIKAVLFDSSGQVLSVAGCAGETHRSQPGYAERPLTDVWHGVQQAVRDCLTQAGDAARRVIAVGAAGHGNGLYALDKHQQPLLGIQSIDMRATGLVSELEQQGNAALIWQCALQKPWPAATPVLLRWLKQHDPARYARLGHVLCAKDAINHFLCGAISADYSDAAGAGLIDYAQRGYSASLMALYGLEEALPLLPPLHESCAVVGLVTPQAARLTGLPVGIPVVAGIFDVVASAVGSGVVNCGEASIVAGTWSINQVVVDKPDYPRPVFMNSIIERDRFMAIEASATSAANLDWFVREFDDGRGGQGAVRSSDLVAQVQPDMQLPLYHPYLYSGRKAGPARAGFYGLGGWHTRADMLFALFEGVTFAHRAHIDRLHAAGIPFSQATLSGGAARSAVWPQMFADVLGIPIRVATCMETGALGAAICAGVGVGLWPNLAAGVTQAVQLNPGVLLPDEARHAFHSKRYQMFKKLELAMDDLWHEVAPDI, from the coding sequence ATGAGCCATTGCTTACTCGGCATTGATGCCGGCAATACCATGATCAAAGCCGTGCTGTTCGACAGCAGCGGCCAGGTGCTGTCGGTAGCGGGCTGCGCCGGCGAAACCCACCGGTCGCAGCCGGGCTATGCGGAACGTCCGCTCACCGACGTTTGGCACGGCGTGCAGCAGGCAGTGCGCGACTGTCTGACGCAGGCGGGCGATGCGGCGCGGCGGGTGATCGCCGTTGGCGCGGCCGGACACGGCAACGGTCTCTACGCGCTGGATAAACATCAGCAGCCGCTGCTGGGCATTCAGTCGATTGATATGCGCGCCACAGGCCTGGTCAGCGAACTGGAGCAGCAAGGCAACGCCGCGCTGATCTGGCAATGCGCGCTGCAAAAGCCCTGGCCGGCCGCCACGCCGGTGCTGCTGCGCTGGCTGAAACAGCACGACCCGGCGCGTTACGCCCGCCTCGGTCACGTGCTGTGCGCCAAAGACGCTATTAATCATTTCCTGTGCGGCGCCATCAGCGCCGACTATTCAGACGCCGCTGGCGCCGGGCTGATCGACTATGCGCAGCGCGGCTACAGCGCGTCGCTCATGGCGCTATATGGCCTGGAAGAGGCGCTGCCGTTGCTGCCGCCGCTGCACGAATCCTGCGCGGTGGTCGGCCTGGTTACGCCGCAGGCCGCCCGCTTAACCGGGCTGCCGGTCGGCATTCCGGTAGTAGCGGGCATTTTTGACGTGGTGGCGAGCGCAGTCGGTTCAGGCGTGGTCAACTGCGGCGAAGCCTCAATTGTCGCCGGCACCTGGAGCATTAATCAGGTGGTGGTAGATAAGCCGGACTATCCGCGCCCGGTATTTATGAATTCGATTATTGAGCGCGATCGCTTTATGGCGATTGAAGCCAGTGCCACTTCTGCCGCCAATCTGGACTGGTTTGTGCGCGAGTTTGATGATGGGCGCGGCGGCCAGGGCGCGGTGCGCAGCAGCGATCTGGTGGCGCAGGTGCAGCCCGATATGCAGCTGCCGCTGTATCATCCCTATCTCTATTCCGGACGCAAAGCGGGCCCGGCCAGAGCTGGTTTTTACGGGCTTGGCGGCTGGCACACCCGTGCTGATATGCTGTTTGCGCTGTTCGAAGGCGTTACCTTTGCGCATCGCGCGCATATCGATCGGCTGCACGCTGCCGGTATCCCGTTCAGCCAGGCTACGCTTTCCGGCGGCGCAGCGCGTAGCGCCGTCTGGCCACAGATGTTCGCCGATGTGTTGGGCATTCCCATTCGTGTCGCCACCTGTATGGAAACCGGCGCGCTGGGCGCGGCGATATGTGCCGGCGTCGGCGTTGGGCTCTGGCCAAACCTGGCCGCGGGCGTGACCCAGGCGGTGCAGCTTAATCCTGGTGTGCTGCTGCCGGATGAGGCACGTCACGCTTTCCACTCAAAGCGTTATCAGATGTTTAAAAAGCTGGAATTGGCGATGGATGACCTCTGGCATGAGGTGGCGCCCGATATCTGA
- a CDS encoding class I fructose-bisphosphate aldolase, translating to MSVSDKVRLKRLFKQGKCLDVAIDHGIANEPDFLVGLEDISGVMCSLIAAQPDAIQVNYGQADLLQQAAAPKPALVLRTDVGNAYNAARHREMWAVLHNPEEPILAALQMDAAAVVVNLYQIPDEPGIFRQCVENIGRLRHACDKYAMPLMIEPLVMAAQGQGPAYGSLGDVRQIVPLVRLARELGADIIKADPTENVEEFHRVVEAARCPTLVRGGGKGELGAVLEKSATLMAQGAAGMVYGRNVYQHDNPTRVVKALMAIIHQGASGAEALEIYHQS from the coding sequence ATGTCGGTTAGCGATAAAGTGCGGCTGAAACGCCTGTTTAAGCAGGGAAAATGTCTGGATGTCGCTATCGACCACGGCATTGCCAACGAGCCCGACTTCCTTGTCGGTCTGGAAGATATTTCCGGCGTGATGTGCAGCCTGATCGCCGCGCAGCCTGACGCTATTCAGGTTAACTACGGTCAGGCCGACCTGCTACAGCAGGCCGCCGCGCCGAAGCCGGCGCTGGTGCTGCGTACCGATGTCGGCAACGCTTACAATGCCGCGCGTCATCGGGAGATGTGGGCCGTGCTGCATAACCCGGAAGAGCCGATTCTGGCGGCGCTGCAGATGGACGCGGCGGCGGTAGTGGTGAATCTGTATCAAATTCCGGATGAGCCAGGCATCTTTCGTCAATGCGTGGAAAACATTGGCCGCCTGCGTCACGCCTGCGATAAATACGCCATGCCGCTAATGATAGAGCCGCTGGTAATGGCGGCGCAGGGTCAGGGGCCCGCCTATGGCTCGCTGGGAGACGTACGGCAGATCGTTCCGCTGGTGCGACTGGCGCGCGAACTGGGCGCCGATATTATCAAGGCCGATCCCACGGAAAACGTTGAGGAGTTTCATCGCGTGGTAGAGGCCGCGCGCTGCCCAACGCTGGTACGCGGCGGCGGCAAAGGCGAGCTGGGCGCGGTACTGGAAAAAAGCGCGACGCTGATGGCCCAGGGCGCCGCGGGCATGGTTTATGGCCGCAATGTGTATCAGCACGATAACCCAACGCGCGTGGTTAAGGCGCTGATGGCGATTATCCATCAGGGCGCCAGCGGCGCGGAAGCACTGGAGATCTACCACCAGTCCTGA